In Nocardioides conyzicola, one genomic interval encodes:
- a CDS encoding alpha/beta hydrolase: protein MDVVERVNTIGLRVALALPPRVQRVLAGRRVVVDGAPLAVDTQLMLRMQRLVREPGAETLPIPDGRRAVRRHARMAAGHQPVGAVRDLTVAGLPARLYTPSLSRGPLLVFFHGGGFMYGDLESHDAPCRHLAEQSGVRVLAIDYRLGPERPFPAAYDDAVAAYRWVVEHADDLDVDRARLAVGGDSAGANLAIGVAIEAARAGLPLAFQLLVYPVTDAVRDTASARLFADGFYLTKAFMDLAGECYVGDTDPRDPRVSPAYADLPPGLAPAYVATAGFDPLRDEGEAFAGRLAEAGVPVELRRYDDQIHGFFNVVGVGRSARAANAEIAAALRAGLARR, encoded by the coding sequence GTGGACGTCGTCGAGCGGGTCAACACCATCGGGCTGCGTGTGGCACTGGCGCTGCCGCCGCGCGTGCAACGGGTGCTGGCCGGGCGCCGGGTGGTGGTCGACGGGGCGCCGCTGGCCGTCGACACCCAGCTGATGCTGCGGATGCAGCGCCTGGTCCGCGAGCCCGGCGCGGAGACGCTCCCGATCCCGGACGGTCGCCGGGCGGTACGCCGCCACGCCAGGATGGCCGCCGGACACCAGCCCGTCGGCGCCGTCCGCGACCTCACGGTCGCCGGCCTCCCGGCGCGGCTCTACACGCCCTCGCTGTCCCGCGGACCGCTGCTGGTCTTCTTCCACGGCGGCGGGTTCATGTACGGCGACCTCGAGTCCCACGACGCCCCGTGCCGGCACCTCGCGGAGCAGTCGGGCGTCCGCGTCCTGGCGATCGACTACCGGCTCGGCCCCGAGCGGCCCTTCCCGGCGGCGTACGACGACGCCGTCGCGGCCTACCGCTGGGTGGTCGAGCACGCCGACGACCTCGACGTCGATCGCGCGCGGCTCGCGGTCGGCGGCGACTCGGCCGGCGCCAACCTCGCGATCGGGGTCGCCATCGAGGCCGCCCGGGCGGGGCTGCCGCTCGCGTTCCAGCTGCTCGTCTACCCGGTCACCGACGCCGTGCGCGACACCGCCAGCGCGCGGCTCTTCGCCGACGGCTTCTACCTGACCAAGGCCTTCATGGACCTGGCCGGGGAGTGCTACGTCGGCGACACCGATCCCCGCGACCCCCGGGTCTCGCCGGCGTACGCCGACCTGCCGCCCGGTCTCGCGCCGGCGTACGTCGCGACCGCGGGCTTCGACCCCCTGCGCGACGAGGGTGAGGCCTTCGCCGGCCGGCTGGCGGAGGCCGGGGTCCCCGTCGAGCTGCGCCGGTACGACGACCAGATCCACGGGTTCTTCAACGTCGTCGGCGTGGGTCGCTCGGCGCGGGCCGCCAACGCCGAGATCGCCGCCGCCCTGCGGGCTGGACTCGCGCGCCGCTAG
- a CDS encoding DsrE family protein encodes MTRPLVVKVTCGADDPERSNQGLTVAATALSAGAEVSLWLTGEGAWLGVAGREGFVLPQAAPASDLVAAVAAGGTVTVCTQCAARRDIVEADLLPGVRIAGASTFVEEALAPDAQALVY; translated from the coding sequence ATGACTCGCCCACTCGTCGTGAAGGTCACCTGCGGCGCGGACGACCCCGAGCGGTCCAACCAGGGTCTGACGGTCGCGGCCACCGCGCTGAGCGCGGGCGCCGAGGTGAGCCTGTGGCTGACCGGCGAGGGCGCGTGGCTGGGGGTCGCCGGACGCGAGGGCTTCGTGCTCCCGCAGGCCGCTCCGGCCTCCGACCTGGTGGCGGCCGTGGCCGCCGGCGGCACGGTGACCGTCTGCACCCAGTGCGCCGCCCGACGCGACATCGTCGAGGCCGATCTGCTCCCCGGCGTACGGATCGCGGGGGCGTCGACCTTCGTGGAGGAAGCACTCGCCCCCGACGCCCAGGCTTTGGTCTACTGA
- a CDS encoding RNA degradosome polyphosphate kinase, producing MSSHGEGIPEETFDVEPPYEPDDDALAAVEKYADRFLDRELSWLHFNQRVLELAEDPGLPLLERTRFLAIFTSNLDEFFMVRVAGLKRRMAAGLAVPSASGLMPNIVLQQILSTTRELAERQARLFRDEIVPSLSEAGIDLVRWDDLDRDEQKACKRLFRDRVFPVLTPLAVDPAHPFPYISGLSLNLAVLMRNPKTSKEHFARVKVPPIFARFVPVGNQRFVPLEDVIGEHLKRLFPGMEVLEVHTFRVTRNEDLEVEEDDAENLLAALEKELLRRRFGPPVRLEVEESIAPQVLELLVSELGISEDEVFRLRGPLDLRGLHDIADLPRQELKYPAFVPTTHVRLAEVESSAPVDVFKAARRNDVLLHHPYDSFATSVQRFIEQAAADPHVLAIKQTLYRTSGDSPIIDALIDAAEAGKQVLVIVELKARFDEQANIRWARKLEQAGCHVVYGIVGLKTHCKLAMVVRDEPDGIRRYTHIGTGNYNPKTSRMYEDVGLITTDERIGEDVAHLFNNLSGWSRNASYEELLVAPDSVRSGLVDQIHREVAHHQAGRWSGIRLKANSVVDEAIIDALYLASQAGVRVELLVRGICALRPGVPGLSETISVRSVLGRFLEHSRIYWFENGGDPQAWIGSADMMHRNLDRRVEVLVRLPGEDNVRSVGGLLDLAFDEDTNAWELDADGTWTRNGGAVHLQETLIEAQRRRR from the coding sequence ATGTCCAGCCACGGCGAGGGGATCCCCGAGGAGACGTTTGACGTCGAGCCGCCGTACGAGCCGGACGACGACGCGCTCGCCGCGGTGGAGAAGTACGCCGACCGCTTCCTCGACCGCGAGCTCTCGTGGCTCCACTTCAACCAGCGGGTGCTCGAGCTCGCCGAGGACCCCGGGCTGCCGCTGCTGGAGCGGACCCGCTTCCTGGCTATCTTCACCAGCAACCTCGACGAGTTCTTCATGGTCCGCGTCGCCGGCCTCAAGCGCCGGATGGCGGCGGGCCTCGCCGTGCCGTCGGCGTCCGGGCTGATGCCCAACATCGTGCTCCAGCAGATCCTGTCGACGACCCGCGAGCTGGCCGAGCGGCAGGCCCGGCTCTTCCGCGACGAGATCGTGCCGTCGCTCTCCGAGGCGGGGATCGACCTGGTCCGCTGGGACGACCTCGACCGCGACGAGCAGAAGGCCTGCAAGCGGCTCTTCCGCGACCGGGTCTTCCCGGTCCTGACGCCGCTGGCCGTCGACCCGGCGCACCCCTTCCCCTACATCTCCGGACTGTCGCTCAACCTCGCCGTCCTGATGCGCAACCCGAAGACGTCGAAGGAGCACTTCGCCCGGGTCAAGGTGCCGCCGATCTTCGCCCGGTTCGTGCCGGTCGGCAACCAGCGCTTCGTCCCGCTCGAGGACGTCATCGGCGAGCACCTCAAGCGACTCTTCCCCGGCATGGAGGTGCTCGAGGTCCACACCTTCCGGGTCACCCGCAACGAGGACCTGGAGGTCGAGGAGGACGACGCCGAGAACCTCCTCGCCGCGCTCGAGAAGGAGCTCCTGCGCCGCCGCTTCGGCCCGCCGGTCCGGCTCGAGGTGGAGGAGTCGATCGCGCCGCAGGTGCTCGAGCTGCTCGTGTCCGAGCTCGGCATCTCCGAGGACGAGGTGTTCCGCCTGCGTGGACCGCTCGACCTGCGCGGGCTCCACGACATCGCCGACCTGCCGCGCCAGGAGCTGAAGTACCCCGCGTTCGTGCCGACCACCCACGTCCGGCTGGCCGAGGTCGAGTCCTCCGCGCCCGTCGACGTCTTCAAGGCGGCCCGGCGCAACGACGTGCTCCTCCATCACCCGTACGACTCGTTCGCGACGTCGGTGCAGCGCTTCATCGAGCAGGCGGCCGCCGACCCGCACGTGCTCGCGATCAAGCAGACGCTCTACCGCACCTCCGGCGACTCGCCGATCATCGACGCCCTCATCGACGCCGCCGAGGCCGGCAAGCAGGTGCTGGTGATCGTCGAGCTGAAGGCCCGCTTCGACGAGCAGGCCAACATCCGCTGGGCGCGCAAGCTCGAGCAGGCCGGCTGCCACGTCGTCTACGGCATCGTCGGCCTCAAGACCCACTGCAAGCTCGCGATGGTGGTGCGCGACGAGCCCGACGGCATCCGCCGCTACACCCACATCGGGACCGGCAACTACAACCCGAAGACGTCGCGGATGTACGAGGACGTCGGCCTCATCACCACCGACGAGCGCATCGGCGAGGACGTCGCCCACCTCTTCAACAACCTGTCGGGCTGGTCGCGCAACGCGTCGTACGAGGAGCTGCTGGTCGCCCCCGACTCGGTGCGCTCCGGGCTGGTCGACCAGATCCACCGCGAGGTCGCGCACCACCAGGCGGGCCGGTGGTCCGGGATCCGGCTCAAGGCCAACTCCGTGGTCGACGAGGCGATCATCGACGCCCTCTACCTCGCCTCACAGGCGGGCGTGCGGGTCGAGCTGCTGGTCCGCGGCATCTGCGCGCTGCGGCCCGGCGTGCCCGGGCTGTCCGAGACGATCTCGGTGCGGTCCGTGCTGGGGCGGTTCCTGGAGCACAGCCGGATCTACTGGTTCGAGAACGGCGGCGACCCGCAGGCGTGGATCGGCTCGGCGGACATGATGCACCGCAACCTCGACCGGCGCGTCGAGGTCCTGGTCCGGCTGCCCGGGGAGGACAACGTGCGGTCCGTCGGCGGGCTGCTCGACCTGGCCTTCGACGAGGACACCAACGCGTGGGAGCTGGACGCGGACGGCACCTGGACCCGCAACGGCGGCGCCGTACACCTCCAGGAGACCCTG